From one Asterias amurensis chromosome 14, ASM3211899v1 genomic stretch:
- the LOC139947021 gene encoding quinone oxidoreductase-like protein 1, producing the protein MRSVCLDCGPNGKSLNAVLNTDVPVPEPEEDQVLIQVEACGLSSIRLDVIKELSLDRQHLPIGREVAGVVTKIGGSVSRCKVGDEVAAFLPVDSVCSGCAEYCVANEYDLVIKPMRVNFHDAAACIRDAVKAYTALHYMARVCAGDTVLVINGASSSGTIAIQLAQHWGAKVLATASSQEESIYLESFKPELAQVIETDQSKKYALTQQCIEETGGLGVDCILDDGVSMFPKEEVDPMLSPRKQKKLQTLPTKHEVISALGVGGRWVTTQMDLQLDPPDSRLLHMRGASISFLNETVWNLSCGQLGRFLHIFQSVINEMGNGVLRPNISRCVSLEEACEAYNSLPAQRIGKTIVKM; encoded by the exons ATGAGGTCTGTTTGCCTGGATTGTGGACCAAATGGCAAGAGTCTTAATGCTGTATTGAATACTgat GTACCAGTTCCAGAACCTGAAGAGGATCAGGTATTAATCCAAGTAGAGGCATGCGGGTTATCATCAATAAGATTAGATGTCATCAAAGAGCTCTCGTTAGACAGGCAACATCTACCGATAGGGAGGGAAGTTGCTGGTGTGGTAACAAAGA TTGGAGGGAGTGTTTCTAGATGTAAAGTCGGGGACGAGGTCGCAGCTTTTCTTCCAGTGGATTCAGTGTGCTCTGGATGTGCCGAGTACTGCGTCGCCAACGAGTATGACTTAG tcatcAAGCCAATGAGAGTGAACTTCCATGATGCAGCGGCGTGTATAAGAGATGCAGTTAAGGCCTACACAGCGCTGCATTACATGGCAAGAGTATGCGCTGGGGATACTGTACTGGTCATCAATGGGGCATCG tcAAGTGGGACGATAGCGATCCAGTTGGCCCAGCATTGGGGAGCTAAAGTACTCGCCACAGCGTCTTCACAAGAAGAATCCATCTACCTAGAAAGTTTCAAACCAGAGCTtg CCCAAGTAATTGAGACAGATCAGAGTAAGAAGTATGCCTTAACCCAACAGTGTATTGAGGAAACTGGAGGACTTGGTGTGGACTGCATCTTAGATGATGGGG TGAGCATGTTCCCGAAGGAGGAGGTAGACCCGATGCTCAGTCCGAGGAAACAAAAGAAACTTCAGACGCTTCCAACAAAACATGAGGTCATCTCAGCGCTAGGGGTCGGAGGTCGATGGGTCACGACACAAATGGATCTTCAG CTTGATCCCCCGGATTCCCGTCTTCTTCACATGAGAGGTGCTAGTATCTCGTTCCTTAATGAGACAGTCTGGAACTTGTCTTGCGGACAACTGGGAAGATTCCTCC ATATTTTTCAGTCTGTAATCAACGAGATGGGTAATGGAGTTCTGAG ACCAAACATTTCCCGATGTGTCAGCCTAGAGGAGGCGTGTGAAGCCTATAACAGTCTTCCAGCTCAGCGAATCGGAAAGACTATCGTCAAGATGTAG